In Xylanibacter ruminicola 23, a single genomic region encodes these proteins:
- a CDS encoding GH92 family glycosyl hydrolase translates to MKCLNKFILALTMTAVSGQVMAADACQHKNEFTNYVNPWIGTGGHGHVFLGANVPFGVIQLGPTEHTHGWDWCSGYHISDSVLVGFGHTHLSGTGIGDLGDIGFLPVAHCSATETKFSHANESVRPGYYAIRLQQPNVFVELTATKRVGFHRYTFGADNHKGMLRIDLRQGTGWDNWRKSGFSVESPTMVTGFRQSSGWARNQHVFFAAEFSTPVKVKKQVGDSIMVLTFEDISKPVMVKCAISAVSVEDAKANLKAELPGWDFKATVAAANQAWNDELGKIDVDTDDETVRTIFYTALYHTMTAPSVFSDVTGNYRGADGKVHHGDFTNYTTFSLWDTYRAAHPLMTLIHPEKQKDMAATFQHIFEQQGKLPVWHLMGNETDCMVGNPGAAVLADMVLKGFVTDKEAAFNAMKTSAMLDERSMDLLKKYGYLPYDKDSTFQTVAKGLEYALADDCIAKVAKLLGKKADYKYFYNRSRGYKHYFDRKTLFMRGRGSDGSFHEPFNPFKSVHTADDYTEGNAWQYTWLVPHDVHGLVSLFPSEKRFVEKFDSLFIVSGDMGAEASPDISGLIGQYAHGNEPSHHILYMYNYVGQPWKAAKLLRQTMSELYFNDFDGLSGNEDVGQMSAWYVMSSLGLYQVEPAGGKYIIGSPLFNEAKVNVGGGKTFTVKAHNNSKENIYVQSAKLNGKPYAKSYLMFQDIVKGGVLELEMGNQPSAWGTQIKNRP, encoded by the coding sequence ATGAAATGCTTAAATAAATTTATTCTGGCGTTGACCATGACTGCAGTGTCTGGTCAGGTTATGGCGGCAGATGCTTGCCAACACAAAAACGAGTTTACTAATTATGTTAATCCCTGGATTGGTACCGGAGGTCACGGTCACGTATTCTTGGGTGCAAACGTACCCTTTGGCGTGATACAGCTCGGCCCCACAGAGCACACCCATGGATGGGACTGGTGTTCGGGCTATCACATCAGCGATTCGGTACTGGTAGGTTTTGGTCATACCCACCTGAGTGGTACGGGTATCGGCGATCTGGGTGATATCGGTTTCCTGCCAGTGGCTCATTGCAGCGCTACCGAGACTAAGTTCTCACATGCCAACGAGTCGGTTCGTCCTGGTTACTATGCCATTCGTTTGCAGCAGCCTAATGTATTTGTTGAGCTCACTGCAACTAAACGCGTTGGTTTCCACCGTTATACATTCGGTGCCGACAATCATAAAGGTATGCTGCGTATCGATTTGCGACAGGGTACCGGTTGGGACAACTGGCGTAAGAGCGGTTTTTCTGTTGAGAGTCCTACCATGGTTACCGGCTTCCGTCAGTCGTCGGGTTGGGCCCGCAATCAGCATGTGTTCTTTGCAGCCGAGTTCTCAACCCCTGTAAAAGTGAAGAAGCAGGTAGGCGACTCTATCATGGTGCTTACCTTCGAGGATATCTCAAAGCCAGTGATGGTAAAATGTGCCATCTCGGCAGTAAGTGTCGAGGATGCCAAGGCTAACCTCAAGGCCGAGCTGCCAGGTTGGGATTTCAAGGCTACCGTAGCTGCTGCTAATCAGGCATGGAACGACGAGCTGGGTAAGATTGATGTAGATACCGACGATGAGACCGTTCGTACCATCTTCTATACAGCCCTTTATCACACCATGACTGCACCATCGGTGTTCAGCGATGTTACAGGCAACTACCGTGGTGCCGATGGTAAGGTGCATCATGGCGACTTTACCAACTATACCACCTTCTCGCTCTGGGATACCTATCGTGCAGCTCATCCTTTGATGACACTGATTCATCCTGAGAAACAGAAGGATATGGCTGCCACCTTCCAGCACATCTTCGAGCAGCAGGGCAAGCTGCCTGTATGGCACCTGATGGGTAACGAGACCGACTGTATGGTGGGTAACCCCGGTGCAGCTGTGCTGGCCGATATGGTTCTGAAAGGTTTTGTAACCGATAAGGAGGCTGCCTTTAATGCGATGAAGACATCGGCTATGCTTGATGAGCGCAGTATGGATCTGCTCAAAAAGTATGGCTATCTGCCTTACGATAAGGACTCTACTTTCCAGACTGTGGCTAAGGGCTTGGAGTATGCCCTGGCTGACGACTGTATCGCCAAGGTAGCTAAGCTGTTGGGTAAGAAGGCCGATTACAAGTACTTCTACAACCGCAGTCGTGGCTATAAGCATTATTTCGATCGCAAGACTCTGTTTATGCGTGGACGCGGTAGCGATGGTAGTTTCCACGAGCCATTCAATCCATTCAAGAGTGTACACACCGCCGACGACTATACCGAGGGTAATGCTTGGCAGTACACCTGGCTGGTACCTCATGATGTACACGGACTGGTTAGTTTGTTCCCCAGCGAGAAGCGTTTTGTTGAGAAGTTCGATTCACTCTTCATCGTCAGTGGCGATATGGGTGCCGAGGCTTCGCCCGATATCTCTGGTCTGATTGGACAGTATGCACATGGCAACGAGCCTAGTCACCACATATTATATATGTATAACTACGTAGGTCAGCCCTGGAAGGCTGCCAAGTTGCTGCGCCAGACCATGAGTGAGCTCTACTTCAACGATTTCGACGGTCTGTCGGGTAACGAGGATGTAGGTCAGATGTCGGCTTGGTATGTCATGTCGTCGTTAGGTCTGTATCAGGTAGAGCCTGCAGGTGGTAAGTACATCATCGGCAGTCCACTCTTCAACGAGGCAAAGGTTAACGTAGGTGGCGGTAAGACATTTACTGTTAAGGCTCATAACAACAGCAAGGAGAATATCTACGTACAGAGTGCTAAGCTCAACGGCAAGCCTTATGCTAAGTCGTACCTGATGTTCCAGGATATCGTAAAGGGTGGTGTACTCGAACTCGAGATGGGCAACCAGCCTTCAGCATGGGGTACTCAGATTAAGAATCGTCCTTAA
- a CDS encoding SusD/RagB family nutrient-binding outer membrane lipoprotein codes for MKKIFFTVFAAVGMMSLVSCSDSDFNEKYADPSKTTTVSVPQVFTGVLDAGNRWMNLDYWRYYTQSSTSGCFSGVIGNANGRGRFRGASEGYFNIRWQDFYNMLTQYRVLEDTYNNLSDDEKEANKIFLLLGRTIMQAQLHEVLSIWGDAPYSGAGTLWKTGDYDGAKKSAKYDDDVQIYKQILSDLKEAGDFFAAGNLNAAGVAALKRQDFSSAAGSVDIWQRYVNSLRLRIALHLATNGDLVAEAKSAIQELLSNPTQYPLIENNSQNIGVNGDTATDHFNYGKGVSQALAGSSMAAGSQAMLDAMNVPANGVPDENTDPRLAAVYDCNPDDAYIAYDNSLTSNEIDNIAEEKNKEYVERGITTSNYYCRIDTIAFTGWAAYQGNANLNGTWINAAEVALSKAEAYLMGYGVAANEAAAKENFIKGVVLSNEYYWNMKTTSSLYVEGNDSYRGFRALTVPTTADFEAYANKIWKATQECVATQLWLNFSFLNELEAWNVNRRTGFPNVKFAKDTQMADYPTPPNRLPYPSDELNFNKDNCEAAKAINYSESTGYYTNLFWAKQTYYSLY; via the coding sequence ATGAAAAAGATATTTTTTACAGTCTTTGCCGCAGTGGGAATGATGTCTCTCGTATCTTGCTCTGATTCGGACTTCAACGAGAAGTATGCAGATCCATCAAAGACAACAACAGTAAGCGTTCCACAGGTGTTCACCGGCGTGCTTGATGCCGGTAACCGCTGGATGAACCTTGATTATTGGCGCTATTACACACAGTCAAGCACTTCTGGCTGCTTCTCAGGTGTAATTGGTAATGCTAATGGCCGCGGTCGTTTCCGTGGTGCCAGCGAGGGATACTTCAATATCCGTTGGCAGGATTTCTATAACATGCTAACTCAGTATCGTGTGCTGGAGGATACATACAACAACCTCTCCGACGACGAGAAAGAGGCTAACAAGATTTTCTTACTCCTGGGTCGTACCATCATGCAGGCTCAGCTCCACGAGGTACTCTCTATCTGGGGAGATGCCCCCTACTCTGGTGCTGGCACACTGTGGAAGACTGGTGACTATGATGGCGCTAAGAAATCTGCCAAGTACGACGACGACGTACAGATCTACAAGCAGATTCTGTCTGACCTGAAGGAGGCTGGCGACTTCTTTGCCGCTGGCAACCTGAATGCCGCAGGTGTTGCTGCTCTGAAGCGTCAGGACTTCAGCTCTGCAGCTGGTTCTGTTGACATCTGGCAGCGTTATGTAAACTCACTCCGTCTGCGCATCGCCCTGCACCTGGCTACCAATGGTGACCTGGTTGCTGAGGCAAAGAGCGCTATCCAGGAGTTGCTGAGTAATCCTACTCAGTATCCTCTGATTGAGAACAATAGTCAGAACATCGGTGTGAACGGTGATACTGCAACTGATCACTTCAACTATGGTAAGGGTGTTTCTCAGGCTCTGGCAGGTAGCTCAATGGCTGCTGGTTCACAGGCTATGCTCGACGCCATGAACGTTCCTGCTAACGGTGTGCCCGATGAGAACACTGACCCACGTCTGGCTGCTGTTTATGACTGCAACCCAGACGACGCTTATATTGCTTACGATAACTCACTCACAAGCAACGAAATCGACAACATCGCCGAAGAGAAGAATAAGGAGTATGTTGAGCGTGGTATCACCACCTCTAACTACTACTGCCGCATTGACACCATCGCCTTCACTGGTTGGGCTGCTTATCAGGGTAACGCCAACTTGAACGGCACTTGGATCAATGCTGCCGAGGTTGCACTGAGCAAGGCCGAGGCTTACCTGATGGGTTACGGTGTAGCTGCCAACGAGGCTGCTGCTAAGGAGAACTTCATCAAGGGTGTAGTACTCTCTAACGAATACTACTGGAACATGAAGACCACTTCTTCACTCTACGTGGAGGGTAACGACTCTTATCGTGGTTTCCGTGCACTCACTGTTCCTACAACTGCCGACTTCGAGGCTTATGCCAACAAGATCTGGAAGGCCACTCAGGAGTGTGTAGCTACTCAGCTCTGGCTGAACTTCAGCTTCCTGAACGAGCTCGAGGCTTGGAACGTGAACCGTCGTACTGGATTCCCCAACGTGAAGTTTGCTAAGGACACCCAGATGGCTGACTATCCTACTCCTCCAAACCGTCTGCCTTACCCAAGCGACGAGTTGAACTTCAACAAGGACAACTGCGAGGCTGCTAAGGCTATCAACTACTCAGAGAGCACTGGTTACTACACTAACCTGTTCTGGGCTAAGCAGACCTACTACTCACTCTATTAA
- a CDS encoding SusC/RagA family TonB-linked outer membrane protein, with protein MMAICLLFAAVVNAQNVTVKGSVLDTKGDPIIGATIKAEGTQTGTVTNYDGDFTISCRNGATLNVSYIGFAPKQVKAETGKVLKIVLEEEATTLNEVVVTALGIKKDQKKLGYAISSINSDELIKTGASNFASALYGKAPGVRIQSAPGGNTSAVSISVRGMSSITGNTQPLIVMDGVPIHNGNTNNEGYWDNQRIRSNGLIDINPEDIENISILKGAAASALYGSEAANGVVMITTKKAAKGTGTRVDFSANVSWDKIAYMPDMQTEFGPGFDNWAYGSNKDPEALTGFNTSRFDRNGNSIVTPAQARYYSYGPRYDGREVTYFDGTKRPYAPIGGNQWNEVFRTGFNQNYNVAITNSSERSNIRFSYNFNDSKPMQYNSAKHNFNLNGTFDITNTIKLNYTATYQKQYIKNRPYRISRIVQNYSGMFGSFTDVKYIREHTMTSLGYMNSVYAANGGTTNTLTPDEQFLYTPMGSTSLISEYFWNILGKEQIEDHQRFIGSINPTWEIIPGLTLGARIATDLTSDKIENMNRAENAHIFSTNGQYSDAYALENSKYEIVYGDVMLSFDKTFADIHNVQANFGYNARQETYYMSSVSTSQGLSQENWFNLAASVGTKNANMNKQDLLRTGMFLTASYGFDNWAYIEGTIRNEKTSTLKKGNNSFWYPSASASILFTELMKDNKPSWYDYGKIRASYGIVGNAPEIYRANLAYSQGNLQHGDNYVYNYMGTSVGNESIKPEKKYEFEIGLESKFFNNRLGFEFSYYHNDIKDQILQTTSAYSMGAQSMLMNVGELTNSGAEFSIYGTPFMNKDWRVDLRANIAVNKNKVKKLADGLDVLSHANWDNGAATLESHVGEPMGDFYTYTWKTDENGNRIVGEDGLYITDTSERHKVGNAMPDAVGGFAASVSYKNFTLDMSFDYRIGGDVINQPWQYYMDTGIIKDAVGARDYQSGGIFYYSTTESVDDKASIVRVDPSQVPNYQRGVTMIDGHYVWDNGVIQPGVKEDGTPNDIITTQFAINDMQYGWGTSATQSYQEAIQKNSYVKCREISLSYQLPTQWTKRFGCSNLTVSAFARNPFYLYRTLKLFDSETTDGTNWIYQAQVGGSTASARTFGVSLRASF; from the coding sequence ATGATGGCCATTTGTCTGCTTTTTGCAGCAGTTGTCAATGCACAGAATGTTACGGTTAAGGGAAGTGTTCTCGACACTAAGGGTGACCCGATTATCGGAGCCACCATTAAGGCCGAAGGCACCCAAACCGGAACGGTTACTAACTATGATGGCGACTTCACCATCTCTTGTCGCAATGGTGCTACACTTAACGTTAGCTACATTGGCTTTGCCCCAAAACAGGTAAAAGCCGAGACAGGCAAAGTTCTCAAAATTGTTCTTGAGGAAGAAGCTACTACCCTGAACGAGGTGGTTGTAACAGCTCTTGGTATCAAGAAAGACCAGAAGAAACTGGGTTACGCCATCAGCTCGATCAACAGTGATGAGCTGATCAAGACTGGTGCTTCTAACTTCGCATCAGCCCTGTATGGTAAGGCTCCTGGTGTTCGCATCCAGTCGGCTCCTGGTGGTAACACATCTGCTGTATCTATTTCGGTACGTGGTATGTCGTCAATCACCGGTAACACCCAGCCTCTCATCGTTATGGACGGTGTGCCCATCCACAATGGTAACACCAATAACGAGGGCTACTGGGACAACCAGCGTATCCGCTCTAACGGTCTGATCGACATCAACCCCGAGGATATCGAGAACATCTCAATCCTGAAGGGTGCTGCCGCTTCTGCACTGTATGGTTCAGAGGCTGCCAACGGTGTTGTGATGATCACCACCAAGAAGGCTGCCAAGGGTACAGGTACACGTGTTGACTTCAGCGCTAACGTTAGCTGGGATAAGATTGCCTACATGCCTGACATGCAGACAGAGTTCGGTCCTGGTTTTGACAACTGGGCATATGGTAGCAACAAGGATCCAGAAGCCTTAACAGGTTTCAACACATCGAGATTCGATCGAAATGGAAATTCGATTGTTACACCTGCACAGGCTCGTTATTATTCGTATGGTCCACGCTACGATGGCAGAGAGGTAACCTATTTCGATGGTACCAAGCGTCCATACGCACCTATCGGTGGCAACCAGTGGAACGAGGTATTCCGCACTGGTTTCAACCAGAACTACAACGTAGCCATCACCAACAGCTCTGAGCGTAGCAACATCCGCTTCTCGTACAACTTCAACGATTCGAAGCCCATGCAGTATAACTCTGCAAAGCACAACTTCAACCTGAATGGTACATTCGATATCACCAATACCATCAAGTTGAACTACACCGCTACTTATCAGAAGCAGTACATCAAGAACCGTCCTTATCGTATCAGCCGTATCGTACAGAACTACAGTGGTATGTTTGGTAGTTTCACTGATGTAAAGTACATCCGTGAGCACACCATGACCAGCCTGGGCTATATGAATAGCGTTTATGCAGCTAACGGCGGTACCACCAACACACTGACTCCCGACGAACAGTTCCTCTACACCCCAATGGGTTCTACATCGCTGATTAGCGAGTACTTCTGGAATATCTTGGGTAAGGAGCAGATCGAGGATCACCAGCGTTTCATCGGTAGCATCAACCCAACATGGGAGATTATCCCTGGACTGACTCTGGGTGCACGTATCGCTACCGACCTGACATCGGATAAGATTGAGAACATGAACCGCGCAGAGAATGCTCACATCTTCTCTACCAACGGACAGTATAGCGATGCTTACGCACTGGAGAACAGCAAGTACGAGATTGTTTACGGTGACGTGATGCTGAGCTTCGACAAGACATTTGCTGACATCCACAACGTACAGGCTAACTTCGGTTACAACGCACGTCAGGAGACATACTACATGTCAAGCGTTAGCACCAGTCAGGGTCTGAGCCAGGAGAACTGGTTTAACCTCGCTGCATCTGTAGGTACTAAGAATGCCAACATGAACAAGCAGGACCTGCTACGCACAGGTATGTTCCTGACCGCCAGCTACGGCTTCGACAACTGGGCATACATCGAGGGTACTATCCGCAATGAGAAGACTTCTACCCTGAAGAAGGGCAACAACTCTTTCTGGTATCCATCAGCCAGTGCCAGCATCCTCTTCACAGAGCTGATGAAGGACAACAAGCCTTCTTGGTACGACTATGGTAAGATTCGCGCTTCTTACGGTATCGTAGGTAACGCTCCTGAGATTTACCGCGCTAACTTGGCATACAGCCAGGGTAACCTGCAGCACGGCGACAACTATGTATATAACTACATGGGAACATCAGTAGGTAACGAGAGCATCAAGCCTGAGAAGAAGTACGAGTTCGAGATTGGTCTCGAGAGCAAGTTCTTCAACAACCGCTTAGGTTTCGAGTTCTCTTACTACCATAATGATATCAAGGACCAGATTCTGCAGACTACTTCTGCCTACTCTATGGGTGCTCAGAGCATGCTAATGAACGTAGGTGAGCTGACTAACTCAGGTGCTGAGTTCAGTATTTATGGAACTCCATTCATGAATAAGGACTGGCGTGTTGACCTGCGTGCTAACATCGCTGTTAATAAAAATAAGGTAAAGAAACTGGCCGACGGTCTGGATGTTCTTTCTCATGCTAACTGGGATAATGGTGCTGCAACCCTCGAATCGCATGTTGGCGAACCTATGGGCGACTTCTACACATACACTTGGAAGACCGACGAGAACGGTAACCGTATCGTAGGCGAGGATGGTTTGTACATCACCGATACTTCTGAGCGTCATAAGGTAGGTAACGCTATGCCTGATGCCGTTGGTGGATTCGCTGCTTCGGTAAGCTATAAGAACTTCACACTGGATATGAGCTTCGACTACCGTATCGGTGGCGACGTTATCAACCAGCCTTGGCAGTACTACATGGATACCGGTATCATCAAGGACGCTGTTGGTGCTCGTGACTACCAGAGCGGTGGTATCTTCTACTACAGCACTACCGAGAGTGTTGACGATAAGGCCAGCATCGTACGTGTTGATCCTTCACAGGTTCCTAACTACCAGCGTGGTGTAACCATGATCGATGGTCACTATGTATGGGATAACGGTGTTATCCAGCCAGGTGTTAAGGAGGACGGAACTCCTAACGACATCATCACCACTCAGTTTGCTATCAACGATATGCAGTACGGTTGGGGTACCAGCGCTACTCAGAGCTATCAGGAGGCTATCCAGAAGAACAGCTACGTGAAGTGTCGTGAGATCAGCCTGTCATATCAGCTGCCTACCCAGTGGACCAAGCGTTTCGGATGCAGCAACCTCACAGTATCTGCATTTGCACGTAACCCATTCTATCTCTATCGCACACTGAAGTTGTTCGATTCTGAGACTACTGATGGTACTAACTGGATCTATCAGGCACAGGTTGGTGGTTCAACTGCCAGCGCACGCACATTCGGTGTTTCACTCCGTGCAAGCTTCTAA
- a CDS encoding glycoside hydrolase family 125 protein, translating into MIRYTLSVSCVRWCLVILFTIHCSLFTASAQQVNARYTSVVSDNTKVYPSKRPPVAERLFTSDAVEAKIREVQKLLSGNPRLAWMFANCFPNTLESTVHYRVVDGEDDTFVYTGDIPAMWLRDSGAQVWPYVQLCAKDKKLRKMLRGVILRQLKCINIDRYANAFNDGPTGAGWQKDVTRMTKDVFERKYEIDSLCYPVRLAYWYWLVTGDATIFGDIWLQAVDNIVKTFREQQRKDGHGPYRFFRMTDRTYDTVGWNGYGAPVKPVGLIASVFRPSDDRTSLPFLVPSNFMAVSSLKKMAEILTKVNAKTEKAAECQALASEVVTALKQYAVVDHPKYGKIYAYEVDGFGNHLLMDDANVPSLLGMGYLGDVPMDDPVYQNTRRFVWSEDNPWFFRGKAGEGIGGPHIGYDMVWPMSIMMKCFTATDDDEIRWCMRTLLATDAGTGFIHESFNKDDANDYTRPWFAWQNTLFGELVLKLIADGKTELLINL; encoded by the coding sequence ATGATTAGATATACGCTAAGTGTGAGCTGTGTGAGATGGTGTTTAGTGATACTTTTCACTATTCACTGTTCACTATTCACAGCCTCAGCACAGCAAGTCAATGCCCGATACACCTCTGTGGTTTCCGACAATACTAAGGTGTATCCTTCCAAACGCCCACCGGTTGCCGAGCGCCTTTTTACGTCGGATGCCGTAGAGGCCAAAATCCGTGAGGTGCAGAAACTGCTGAGTGGCAATCCCCGTCTGGCTTGGATGTTTGCCAACTGCTTTCCAAACACCTTGGAATCTACCGTGCATTACCGTGTGGTAGATGGCGAGGATGATACCTTTGTATATACCGGCGATATCCCTGCTATGTGGCTGCGCGATTCGGGTGCTCAGGTATGGCCTTACGTGCAGTTGTGTGCCAAGGATAAGAAGCTCAGAAAAATGCTGCGTGGTGTGATTCTGCGCCAGCTGAAGTGTATTAATATAGATAGGTACGCGAATGCCTTTAACGATGGTCCTACCGGTGCCGGTTGGCAGAAGGATGTGACCAGGATGACGAAGGATGTTTTTGAGCGTAAGTACGAGATCGACTCGCTGTGCTATCCCGTGCGCCTGGCTTATTGGTATTGGCTGGTAACGGGTGATGCTACAATCTTTGGCGACATCTGGTTGCAGGCAGTTGATAACATCGTAAAAACCTTCCGCGAGCAGCAGCGTAAGGATGGACATGGTCCGTACCGATTCTTCCGTATGACCGATCGTACCTACGATACCGTGGGATGGAATGGCTACGGCGCTCCAGTAAAACCTGTTGGCTTGATAGCCTCGGTATTCCGTCCTAGCGACGATCGTACCTCGTTACCTTTCCTGGTGCCTTCTAACTTCATGGCAGTATCATCGCTTAAAAAGATGGCCGAGATTCTCACTAAGGTTAACGCCAAGACCGAAAAGGCTGCCGAGTGCCAGGCTTTGGCCAGTGAGGTAGTAACCGCCCTGAAGCAGTATGCCGTGGTTGATCATCCTAAGTACGGAAAGATTTATGCCTACGAGGTGGATGGTTTCGGTAATCATCTGTTGATGGACGATGCCAACGTGCCCAGCTTGTTGGGTATGGGTTACTTAGGCGATGTGCCTATGGACGATCCTGTCTATCAGAATACCCGTCGTTTTGTGTGGAGCGAGGATAACCCCTGGTTCTTCCGTGGCAAGGCAGGCGAGGGTATAGGCGGTCCGCATATCGGTTATGATATGGTATGGCCCATGTCGATTATGATGAAGTGCTTTACCGCCACCGATGATGATGAGATTCGCTGGTGCATGCGAACCCTGTTAGCTACCGATGCCGGTACAGGTTTTATACACGAGAGTTTTAATAAGGATGATGCCAACGATTACACCCGTCCGTGGTTTGCTTGGCAGAACACACTCTTTGGCGAGTTGGTATTAAAACTCATAGCTGATGGCAAAACCGAGTTATTGATTAATCTATAA